In one window of Equus asinus isolate D_3611 breed Donkey chromosome 16, EquAss-T2T_v2, whole genome shotgun sequence DNA:
- the PRMT6 gene encoding protein arginine N-methyltransferase 6: protein MSQPKKRKLESGGGGGGGEGTEEEDGGEREAAVPRPRRTRRERDRLYYECYSDVSVHEEMIADRVRTDAYRLGILRNWAALRGKTVLDVGAGTGILSIFCAQAGARRVYAVEASAIWQQAREVVRLNGLEDRVHVLPGPVETVELPEQVDAIVSEWMGYGLLHESMLSSVLHARTKWLKEGGLLLPASAELFVAPISDQMLELRLDFWSQVKQLYDVDMSCLESFATRCLMGHSEIVVQGLSGEDVLARPQRFAQLELARAGLEQELEAGVGGRFRFSCYGSAPMHGFAIWFQVTFPGGDSEKPLVLSTSPFHPVTHWKQALLYLNEPVQVEQDTAISGEITLLPSRDNHRLLRVLLRYKVGDQEEKTKDFAMED, encoded by the coding sequence ATGTCGCAgcccaagaaaagaaagcttgagTCGGGGGGCggcggaggaggaggggagggcactgAAGAGGAAGATGGCGGAGAGCGGGAGGCGGCCGTGCCGCGACCCCGGAGGACTAGAAGGGAGCGGGACCGGCTGTATTACGAGTGCTACTCGGACGTGTCGGTCCACGAGGAGATGATTGCGGACCGCGTGCGCACCGATGCCTACCGTCTGGGCATCCTGCGGAACTGGGCGGCGCTGCGGGGCAAGACGGTGCTGGACGTGGGCGCGGGCACCGGCATCCTTAGCATCTTCTGTGCCCAGGCCGGGGCCAGGCGCGTGTATGCGGTGGAGGCCAGCGCCATCTGGCAACAGGCCCGGGAGGTGGTGCGGCTCAACGGGCTGGAGGACCGGGTGCACGTCCTGCCGGGGCCAGTGGAGACGGTGGAGTTACCGGAGCAGGTGGATGCCATCGTGAGCGAGTGGATGGGCTACGGGCTCCTGCACGAGTCCATGCTGAGCTCGGTGCTCCACGCGCGGACCAAGTGGCTGAAGGAGGGCGGGCTTCTCCTGCCGGCCTCCGCGGAGCTCTTCGTGGCGCCCATCAGCGACCAGATGCTGGAGTTGCGCCTGGACTTCTGGAGCCAGGTGAAGCAGCTCTACGATGTAGACATGAGCTGCCTGGAGAGCTTCGCCACGCGCTGCCTCATGGGCCACTCGGAAATCGTGGTGCAGGGCCTGTCCGGCGAGGACGTGCTGGCTCGGCCGCAGCGCTTTGCTCAGCTGGAGCTGGCCCGCGCCGGCCTGGAGCAGGAGCTGGAGGCCGGGGTGGGCGGGCGCTTCCGCTTCAGCTGCTACGGCTCGGCGCCCATGCACGGCTTCGCCATCTGGTTCCAGGTGACCTTccccggaggggactcagagaaACCCCTGGTGCTGTCCACCTCGCCTTTCCACCCGGTCACACACTGGAAGCAGGCACTCCTCTACCTGAACGAGCCTGTGCAAGTGGAGCAAGATACGGCCATTTCCGGAGAGATCACGCTGCTGCCCTCCCGGGACAACCACCGTCTCCTGCGCGTGCTGCTGCGCTACAAAGTGGGCGACCAGGAGGAAAAGACCAAAGACTTTGCCATGGAGGACTGA